In a genomic window of Chloroflexota bacterium:
- a CDS encoding zinc-ribbon domain-containing protein, translating to MDGTRHSCLPCGVNVDTLATCGEEAEILATREVSVYCTYCGVQNPDNANFCSSCGKELVAQSAEPQPQVHHPWMTAQEPPEQPQAQSEEQGKGVCNLI from the coding sequence TTGGATGGGACAAGGCATTCGTGCCTCCCTTGCGGCGTGAACGTGGATACCTTGGCAACCTGTGGTGAGGAAGCCGAAATCCTAGCCACGAGGGAGGTATCCGTGTATTGCACGTATTGTGGTGTGCAGAATCCCGATAACGCCAATTTCTGCTCAAGCTGCGGCAAAGAGCTAGTTGCTCAATCTGCCGAACCTCAACCACAAGTACATCATCCCTGGATGACCGCTCAGGAGCCGCCAGAACAGCCACAGGCGCAATCAGAGGAGCAGGGTAAGGGTGTGTGTAATCTAATCTAA
- a CDS encoding VWA domain-containing protein encodes MTTELIPDEIQFAENPEPRCPCVLLVDVSSSMYGPPMNELNSGIATFAQELKADQLASLRTEVAIVTFGSTAEMVQEFVTADQFQPPTLVANGATMMGAGINLALDKIEERKQMYRDNGIDYYRPWLFLLTDGAPSESQEVVSTASQRLHDAESEKRVAAFSVGVEGANMDLLTDISPRRPLMLKGLEFSSMFVWLSQSMSRVSRSRTDDEITLDTDGLQDWAAI; translated from the coding sequence ATGACCACCGAACTCATACCTGACGAAATACAGTTCGCCGAAAACCCCGAACCCCGATGTCCTTGCGTGCTGCTCGTGGATGTATCCTCATCTATGTACGGACCGCCGATGAATGAGCTGAATAGCGGCATTGCCACTTTCGCGCAGGAACTTAAGGCAGACCAACTCGCTTCGCTGCGGACCGAAGTCGCCATCGTTACCTTCGGCAGCACTGCGGAGATGGTTCAGGAATTCGTTACCGCCGACCAATTTCAGCCTCCCACGCTGGTGGCGAACGGCGCGACGATGATGGGCGCGGGCATTAATCTCGCGCTGGACAAGATCGAAGAGCGCAAGCAGATGTACAGGGACAACGGCATCGATTACTATCGCCCCTGGCTGTTCCTTCTGACTGATGGCGCGCCGTCCGAATCGCAGGAAGTGGTGAGCACGGCGTCCCAAAGGCTGCATGATGCGGAGAGCGAGAAGAGGGTCGCCGCCTTCTCCGTAGGTGTTGAGGGCGCGAACATGGACTTGCTCACCGATATAAGCCCGCGCCGTCCTCTTATGCTGAAAGGGCTGGAGTTCTCCAGCATGTTCGTCTGGCTGTCGCAGTCTATGTCGCGCGTTTCGCGGTCGCGCACAGACGACGAGATTACGCTCGACACCGACGGCTTGCAGGACTGGGCGGCGATATAA
- a CDS encoding response regulator: MTKKDRRDLDIKALRDRLSRLRDASLRISESLDMDTVLQEVLDSARELTEGRYGAIVLLDDTGMIEDFLSSGLSVEEANGMWSMPDAIRFLDYLGRIEDPLRVPDFICHLREQGLPELRSSSVGAFLGAPIRRGSQRVGNIFLARDKGGQEFCSEDEETLVMFASQAALVIANASRYRDELQARSHLETLIETSPIGVVVFDAQTGGLVSFNREAVRIVEDLIDPGRPLEEIIGVLTVRRADGREVSLQEFPLVETLSDAETIRAEEVVIAVPDGRSVAILLNVTPIRAHGGDVESVVVTMQDLTPLQETERLRAEFLAMVSHELRTPLTSIKGSVATLLDPGAGLNPTEIDHLYRIIDAQSERMRMLISDLLDVAHIETGALSVYPEPNDVAVVVNEARHSFLSSGGKHTMRVELAPELPWVMADRPRMVQILGNLLANAARHSPESSPIEVSATRDGVHVAVSVSDKGRGIPADSLPHLFRKFSQRQGEDRGDTGLGLAICKGIVEAHGGRIWAESDGPGLGARFTFTVPVVEEAGFISPVAPATRSSRQKRTEERICVLAVDDDPQALRYVRETLSNAGYLTVATGNAREVLRLVEESRPDLVLLDLVLPGVDGIEMMREIQEAYDIPVIFLSAYGQDQLVARAFDQGAADYVVKPFSPTELAARIRAALRRKMTPEPMLPYVLGDLTIDYAERRVTLGCQQVRLTYIEYRTLVELSLNAGRVLPYAHLLRRVWGVDEDGDVRPIRTVISTLRRRLEDETDNPTYIFTEPRVGYRMASGENQGQE; the protein is encoded by the coding sequence GTGACGAAAAAAGACCGGCGTGACCTGGACATCAAGGCGCTGCGTGACCGTCTGTCCCGCCTGAGGGACGCCAGCCTGCGGATTAGCGAGAGTCTGGACATGGACACGGTGTTGCAGGAGGTGCTGGACTCCGCGCGGGAACTAACAGAAGGTCGTTACGGGGCAATCGTCCTCCTCGATGACACTGGCATGATAGAAGACTTCCTGTCGTCAGGACTGAGTGTCGAAGAGGCGAATGGGATGTGGAGCATGCCAGATGCAATACGCTTTCTCGACTATCTGGGACGGATCGAAGATCCGCTGAGAGTGCCGGACTTCATTTGCCACCTGCGCGAACAGGGGTTGCCGGAACTGCGTTCCTCGTCAGTGGGCGCGTTTCTGGGTGCTCCCATACGGCGCGGGAGCCAGCGTGTGGGCAACATATTCCTAGCCAGGGATAAAGGAGGGCAAGAGTTCTGCAGCGAAGACGAGGAGACTCTGGTGATGTTCGCCTCCCAGGCGGCGCTGGTTATCGCGAACGCCAGTCGCTACCGCGACGAGTTGCAAGCCAGGTCTCACCTTGAGACTCTGATAGAAACTTCTCCAATAGGGGTGGTGGTCTTCGATGCCCAGACCGGAGGGCTGGTTTCATTCAACAGGGAGGCGGTCAGGATTGTTGAGGACCTCATAGACCCGGGCCGTCCCCTTGAAGAGATAATCGGGGTTCTGACCGTCCGGCGTGCCGACGGGAGAGAGGTGTCCCTTCAGGAGTTTCCCCTGGTAGAGACTCTCAGCGACGCCGAGACCATACGCGCTGAGGAGGTGGTCATCGCGGTACCGGATGGCAGGTCGGTTGCTATCCTGCTGAATGTAACCCCCATCCGCGCGCATGGCGGCGACGTGGAGTCTGTGGTGGTCACGATGCAAGACTTGACCCCGTTGCAGGAGACAGAGCGTCTGCGGGCGGAGTTTCTGGCGATGGTGAGCCACGAGTTGCGCACTCCGCTGACTTCGATCAAAGGATCTGTCGCTACTCTGCTGGATCCTGGCGCCGGGCTGAACCCTACCGAGATAGACCATCTTTACCGGATTATAGACGCTCAGTCCGAGCGCATGCGTATGCTGATAAGCGACCTTCTCGACGTGGCTCACATTGAGACGGGAGCGCTATCTGTCTATCCCGAACCCAACGATGTGGCGGTGGTGGTGAACGAGGCGAGGCACTCCTTCTTGAGCAGCGGCGGCAAGCACACCATGCGCGTCGAACTTGCCCCAGAGCTACCCTGGGTCATGGCAGACAGGCCCCGAATGGTGCAGATATTGGGTAACCTGCTCGCCAACGCGGCCCGACACTCGCCGGAGTCGTCGCCCATTGAGGTGAGCGCAACGCGGGATGGGGTTCACGTTGCCGTCTCCGTGTCTGACAAGGGTAGAGGCATACCGGCGGACAGCCTGCCGCACCTTTTCCGGAAATTTTCGCAGCGCCAGGGCGAGGACAGAGGCGACACCGGCCTAGGCCTCGCCATCTGCAAGGGGATCGTGGAGGCACATGGGGGCCGAATCTGGGCAGAGAGTGACGGGCCGGGGCTGGGAGCACGCTTCACATTCACTGTCCCAGTGGTCGAGGAAGCCGGGTTCATATCTCCCGTCGCTCCTGCAACTCGCTCCTCGCGACAGAAGAGAACGGAGGAAAGGATCTGCGTACTCGCAGTTGACGACGACCCCCAAGCCCTCAGGTACGTCAGAGAGACGCTGTCGAACGCAGGCTACCTGACGGTCGCTACGGGAAACGCGAGGGAGGTGCTGCGGTTGGTCGAGGAGTCGAGGCCCGATCTTGTGCTGCTCGACCTTGTGCTGCCCGGCGTCGACGGGATCGAGATGATGCGGGAGATACAGGAGGCGTACGACATTCCGGTCATCTTCCTGTCGGCTTATGGGCAGGACCAACTTGTGGCAAGGGCATTCGACCAGGGAGCCGCCGATTATGTTGTCAAGCCCTTCTCTCCGACAGAGCTCGCGGCAAGGATCAGGGCGGCATTGCGGCGAAAGATGACGCCGGAGCCGATGTTGCCCTACGTGTTAGGGGACCTGACCATCGACTACGCTGAGCGCCGGGTGACCCTTGGGTGCCAGCAGGTGCGGCTGACCTATATCGAGTACCGCACACTTGTCGAGTTGTCGCTCAACGCGGGCCGTGTGTTGCCATACGCGCATCTGCTGAGGCGGGTATGGGGAGTGGACGAGGACGGGGACGTGCGGCCGATTCGTACCGTCATAAGCACGCTGCGCCGCAGGCTGGAGGACGAGACCGATAACCCCACTTACATCTTCACCGAGCCTCGAGTCGGCTACCGAATGGCATCAGGAGAGAATCAGGGGCAAGAATGA
- a CDS encoding protein phosphatase 2C domain-containing protein: MDVVNSASRWRVIRASVQGTSHAKTGQPCQDSTSVGKNVPAGFLVAAVADGAGSAELSADGSRIAACAATKRATGLLHYHVHPLYEGVLEEILRESVRAARKELEAESHRQKRPLRDFATTLIVAICAPEITGAAQIGDGAMITTGAGISEDDSGGYTLFSAPQRGEYANATNFITSDNWQDSLDTSMQYGGISRLAMFTDGIQSIALNATSGNAPHAPFFDPLFGWAEKQEDTDAAGNSLAAFLSSPRVAARADDDLTLLLAVRG; the protein is encoded by the coding sequence ATGGATGTCGTCAATTCCGCGTCTCGTTGGCGCGTTATACGCGCGTCCGTGCAAGGCACGAGCCACGCGAAGACAGGGCAGCCCTGCCAGGACAGTACAAGCGTGGGCAAAAACGTGCCCGCCGGCTTTCTGGTAGCCGCCGTAGCCGACGGCGCGGGGTCCGCCGAACTTTCTGCCGACGGCTCGCGCATCGCCGCTTGCGCCGCGACCAAAAGGGCAACCGGACTGTTGCACTATCATGTGCATCCCCTCTACGAAGGCGTGCTAGAAGAAATCCTCCGAGAATCCGTCCGCGCCGCAAGGAAGGAACTGGAAGCCGAATCCCATAGGCAGAAGAGACCTCTCAGGGACTTCGCCACCACCCTGATAGTCGCAATCTGCGCTCCCGAAATCACCGGCGCGGCGCAGATAGGCGACGGCGCTATGATAACGACCGGCGCGGGCATATCCGAGGACGACAGTGGCGGCTACACCCTGTTCAGTGCCCCGCAGCGCGGCGAGTATGCGAACGCCACCAACTTCATCACATCCGACAACTGGCAAGACTCTCTCGATACGAGTATGCAGTACGGCGGCATCAGCCGTTTGGCGATGTTCACCGACGGCATACAATCCATCGCTCTGAACGCGACCTCCGGCAACGCGCCGCATGCGCCCTTCTTCGACCCACTCTTTGGCTGGGCGGAAAAACAGGAAGATACGGATGCTGCCGGGAACAGTCTCGCAGCCTTCCTGTCATCGCCCAGGGTAGCCGCCCGCGCGGACGACGACTTGACGCTGTTGCTCGCGGTTCGGGGGTGA
- a CDS encoding response regulator transcription factor has translation MAGALRQVSAGSREGGPDSGERVRVLVVDDDPNDLRYIRDTLTVSVYAPVVTGDPEEAVRLVEDEMPDLVLLDLMLPYIDGIELMRDILDVADVPVIFLSAYGRDEVVARAFEMGAVDYVVKPFSPTELSARIRAALRRRETVEPSEPYVLGDLTIDYDQHMVTVAGRRVGLTPTEYRMLVELSSHAGRVLTYDHLLERVWMNRSDGNVRPMHTMISKLRRKLGDDAGNPTYIFTESRIGFRMPKGEG, from the coding sequence ATGGCAGGCGCACTCCGGCAAGTCTCAGCCGGGTCGCGGGAAGGCGGGCCGGACTCAGGGGAACGGGTCCGGGTGCTCGTGGTGGACGACGATCCCAACGACCTGCGATACATCCGCGATACCCTCACCGTGTCAGTCTATGCGCCGGTGGTGACCGGAGACCCGGAGGAGGCGGTCCGTCTCGTGGAGGATGAGATGCCCGATCTGGTGCTGCTGGACCTGATGCTTCCGTATATTGACGGGATAGAGCTGATGAGGGACATCCTGGATGTGGCGGATGTGCCGGTCATATTCCTGTCCGCATACGGGCGGGACGAAGTCGTCGCCAGGGCATTCGAGATGGGGGCGGTCGATTACGTGGTCAAGCCGTTCTCTCCCACCGAGCTTTCCGCTAGGATCAGGGCTGCTCTGCGCAGGCGGGAGACCGTCGAGCCGTCGGAGCCATACGTTCTGGGCGACCTGACCATCGACTACGACCAGCACATGGTGACCGTGGCCGGCCGTCGAGTGGGGTTGACCCCGACGGAGTACCGGATGCTGGTGGAGCTGTCGTCCCACGCCGGAAGGGTGCTGACCTACGATCACCTGTTAGAACGTGTCTGGATGAATAGGAGCGACGGCAATGTGCGGCCGATGCACACCATGATAAGCAAGCTCCGCCGCAAGCTGGGCGACGATGCCGGCAACCCCACCTACATCTTCACCGAGTCCCGCATCGGCTTCCGAATGCCGAAGGGGGAGGGGTAG
- a CDS encoding SDR family oxidoreductase: MSDIGTILVTGATGYIGGRLVSRLLEEGCRVRVLVRSEARVLSRPWIGQVEVVVGDALDSESLAEALDGVDTAYYLIHSMSSGAAFHELDMQVARAFGQAASKASVRHIVYLGGLGDPKANLSTHLRSRQETGQALRESGVPVTEFRAAVIVGAGSVSFEMIRYLVERLPVMVCPRWIYSSIQPIAIDDLLDYLVAAPRVPRCKGRTIEIGGSDMTTYRGLMLGYARARRLRRLMIPVPVLTPRLSSYWVHWMTPIPSSIAVPLVEGLRNDVVVTDNLAHTLFPSVVPQDYASAIGNVVKDMDAGLIDTSWSDAAGSATAPQELVYLESREGLIIERRRRSVAAPMQNVFRVCTGIGADRGWYFANWAWRLRGMLDRLLGGAGLRRGRRHPDDLRVGDALDFWRVEALETNCVVRLRAEMKLPGKAWLQFDVLEGADGTTQLEQTAVFSPKGVAGMLYWYALYPFHTWIFRGLIRSIARRAERMAASAYEEEPQGQVGGD, translated from the coding sequence ATGTCCGATATTGGCACAATTCTGGTTACAGGGGCAACGGGGTACATCGGCGGAAGGCTGGTTTCCCGACTGCTTGAGGAAGGATGCAGGGTTCGCGTCCTCGTCCGCAGCGAGGCCCGGGTGCTCTCCCGTCCCTGGATAGGGCAGGTCGAGGTGGTTGTCGGAGATGCCCTTGACTCTGAGAGCCTCGCCGAGGCACTGGACGGTGTGGACACCGCCTATTACCTGATTCACAGCATGTCCAGCGGCGCCGCCTTCCATGAGCTGGACATGCAGGTCGCCCGCGCCTTCGGTCAAGCTGCCAGTAAAGCAAGCGTTAGACATATCGTTTATCTGGGCGGGCTGGGAGACCCAAAAGCCAACCTTTCCACTCACCTGCGCTCCCGCCAGGAAACGGGACAGGCGCTGCGCGAAAGCGGCGTGCCGGTTACTGAGTTCCGCGCTGCCGTGATTGTTGGCGCCGGCAGTGTTTCGTTCGAGATGATTCGCTACCTAGTTGAGCGCCTGCCGGTCATGGTATGCCCAAGGTGGATTTACTCCAGCATTCAGCCAATCGCAATCGACGACTTACTCGATTATCTGGTCGCCGCACCGAGGGTTCCCCGCTGCAAGGGGCGCACAATCGAGATCGGAGGGTCGGATATGACGACCTACCGAGGGCTGATGCTCGGGTATGCCAGGGCAAGGAGACTGCGACGGCTGATGATTCCGGTCCCGGTTCTGACACCTCGTCTATCGTCATATTGGGTGCATTGGATGACGCCTATCCCCTCCTCTATCGCGGTGCCGCTGGTGGAGGGACTTCGCAACGATGTCGTCGTTACCGACAATCTTGCACACACCCTCTTCCCTAGCGTCGTGCCGCAGGACTACGCCTCAGCTATTGGCAATGTTGTGAAGGATATGGATGCGGGGCTGATAGACACTTCGTGGAGCGATGCCGCCGGCAGCGCCACAGCGCCACAAGAGCTTGTCTATCTGGAGTCGCGCGAGGGGCTGATTATCGAGCGCCGCCGCCGTAGTGTCGCCGCTCCCATGCAGAATGTATTCCGAGTCTGCACCGGCATTGGTGCAGACCGCGGATGGTACTTTGCGAACTGGGCGTGGAGATTGCGGGGAATGCTCGACCGGCTGCTGGGTGGCGCCGGTCTGCGTAGGGGACGGCGACATCCCGACGACCTGCGTGTCGGCGATGCACTGGACTTCTGGCGAGTAGAGGCGCTGGAGACAAACTGCGTGGTGCGGCTGAGGGCCGAGATGAAACTTCCGGGCAAGGCGTGGCTTCAGTTCGACGTGCTTGAAGGCGCTGACGGTACGACTCAACTGGAGCAGACGGCTGTTTTCAGCCCCAAGGGGGTGGCGGGTATGCTCTACTGGTATGCTCTGTATCCTTTCCACACATGGATATTTCGGGGATTGATCAGGTCCATTGCCCGGCGAGCGGAGCGAATGGCCGCCTCCGCATACGAGGAAGAACCCCAAGGTCAAGTCGGCGGCGACTAG
- a CDS encoding SMP-30/gluconolactonase/LRE family protein, with translation MPIEKLSPALDDIIDSDSVSLIDSQGYSFGGAEGPAEGPLWWADPGENYGGHLLFSDIHNDRRMRFTIDDGIAEDGHKSLGSLTVEAEPVNRHNGLTRDLQGRLIAAEHDGRRVSRLEHDGSTTVLANQFQGRQLNRPNDVVVKSDGSIYFTDPWTFRRPREQWEQTISGVFRLSADLGTLTLLVSDFVVPNGLAFSPDESILYINDSRKGIIRAFDVQDDGTLALASDRLFADMLSDAREGIPDGMKVDTEGNVYCGGSGGIHILNPGGDRLGIVVHGEPATTNVCFGDSDWKSVFFTTRGRIGTFRVKIPGVPVPVK, from the coding sequence ATGCCTATCGAGAAACTATCTCCCGCGCTCGACGACATTATCGATTCTGATTCGGTCTCTTTGATTGATTCCCAAGGCTACAGTTTCGGAGGTGCGGAAGGTCCTGCTGAAGGCCCGCTCTGGTGGGCTGACCCTGGTGAGAACTACGGTGGCCATCTGCTCTTCAGTGACATCCACAACGACCGGCGCATGCGCTTCACCATTGATGATGGAATAGCCGAGGATGGTCATAAGTCCTTGGGTTCGCTCACCGTTGAAGCCGAGCCTGTCAACCGTCACAACGGACTGACAAGAGACCTGCAGGGACGCCTCATTGCCGCAGAGCACGATGGACGTCGCGTCAGTCGCCTAGAGCACGACGGGTCCACCACTGTGCTCGCCAACCAGTTCCAGGGTCGCCAGCTCAACCGCCCGAACGACGTCGTGGTAAAATCCGACGGCAGCATCTACTTCACCGACCCCTGGACCTTTCGGCGTCCGCGGGAGCAGTGGGAGCAGACCATCTCCGGCGTCTTCCGCCTTTCAGCGGACCTGGGCACTCTGACTCTGCTGGTGAGCGATTTTGTCGTGCCTAACGGCCTGGCCTTCTCGCCCGATGAGAGCATCCTGTATATCAACGACTCCCGCAAGGGCATCATCAGGGCCTTCGATGTGCAGGACGACGGCACGCTGGCTTTGGCATCAGACCGGCTGTTTGCCGACATGCTTTCTGATGCAAGAGAAGGCATACCGGACGGCATGAAGGTGGACACCGAAGGCAATGTCTATTGCGGTGGTTCCGGTGGTATTCACATCCTAAATCCCGGCGGCGATCGTCTGGGCATCGTGGTTCACGGGGAGCCCGCCACCACAAACGTCTGCTTTGGGGACAGCGACTGGAAATCGGTGTTCTTCACCACCCGTGGCAGGATCGGCACCTTTAGGGTCAAGATCCCCGGTGTTCCCGTGCCTGTGAAGTAG
- a CDS encoding VWA domain-containing protein gives MKSGECMTIELIPDEIRFAENPEPRCPCVLLVDVSNSMLGNKMEQLNNGIATFAQELKSDSLASLRTEVAIITFAGSAEMAQEFVTADRFEPQPLNVDEGVMITEDQCYPNPLSFGDGTNEQKPDYMSEDGLYCYRAPFRLLGGTNTSEGISLALDEIEKRKQTYRDSGIDYYRPWLFLITDGEPTEPQEVVDHIARRLKEADSQKKVAAFSVGVEGADMDVLARISPRRPLMLKGLAFSSMFVWLSHSMSRVSRSRTDDEITLDTDGLKDWAAI, from the coding sequence ATGAAAAGCGGGGAATGCATGACCATCGAACTCATACCCGACGAAATTCGGTTCGCCGAAAATCCGGAGCCGCGATGTCCTTGCGTGCTGCTCGTGGATGTTTCCAATTCTATGCTTGGGAACAAGATGGAGCAGCTGAATAACGGCATCGCCACTTTCGCGCAAGAGCTGAAATCCGACTCGCTCGCCTCGCTGCGGACAGAAGTGGCTATCATTACCTTTGCCGGCAGCGCGGAGATGGCGCAGGAATTCGTTACCGCCGATAGGTTCGAGCCTCAGCCTCTGAATGTGGATGAAGGCGTCATGATAACCGAGGACCAATGCTATCCTAACCCCCTCTCATTTGGAGACGGAACGAATGAGCAGAAGCCGGACTACATGTCGGAGGACGGCCTGTATTGCTATAGGGCCCCGTTCAGGCTGCTCGGCGGCACGAATACGAGCGAAGGCATCAGCCTCGCGCTCGACGAGATAGAAAAGCGCAAGCAGACTTACAGGGACAGCGGCATAGACTACTATCGCCCCTGGCTATTTCTGATAACGGACGGAGAGCCTACCGAACCTCAAGAAGTCGTTGACCACATTGCAAGGAGGCTGAAGGAAGCCGACAGTCAGAAGAAGGTCGCGGCGTTTTCGGTGGGAGTCGAGGGCGCGGATATGGATGTGCTCGCCCGGATAAGCCCGCGCCGCCCCCTAATGCTCAAAGGGCTGGCGTTCTCCAGCATGTTCGTCTGGCTGTCTCATTCCATGTCGCGCGTGTCCCGCTCCCGCACCGACGACGAGATAACGCTGGACACCGACGGGCTGAAAGACTGGGCGGCGATTTGA
- a CDS encoding redoxin domain-containing protein yields MQTREFVKLQDQFELTDTLIVGISTDSVERLQIFGETHSVKFPLISDSGGSIARLYDVRRWFGLGTSRVTYLIDKDGLIRDVHHDEVFAAGHAHRALTRLQDSPDSD; encoded by the coding sequence ATGCAGACAAGGGAGTTCGTGAAACTCCAGGATCAGTTCGAATTGACCGATACCTTAATCGTTGGCATCAGCACTGACAGCGTAGAGCGCTTGCAGATATTCGGAGAGACTCACAGTGTCAAGTTTCCGCTGATCAGCGATTCGGGAGGCAGCATCGCTCGATTGTATGACGTGAGGCGATGGTTCGGACTGGGTACATCGAGAGTGACATATCTGATAGACAAGGATGGCTTGATCCGGGACGTTCATCATGACGAGGTATTTGCCGCTGGGCACGCACACAGAGCGTTGACACGGCTGCAAGACAGCCCAGACTCGGACTGA